AAGCCAGTAAAACTTTTTACAGGGAAATTATTGGTATGAAACCGGTCCAGGTTCCTGACAACTTAAAAGCGATCCGAGGCTGGTTTGATGCGGGAAACGGACAAATGATTCACTTATTGGCCGGACGTACTGAACCAATTGTGCATGATAAAGACGGAGGTCACATGGCACTATTTGTGGCTTCGATTGATCAGGCTGAAAAGTTTTTGACAGAAAAAAACATAAAATTTCACAAACAAGTAAGGTTTGACGGTGTTACCCAAATCTACTTTTCTGATCCGGACGGCTATCTAATTGAGCTCAACCAGAAGGCAAAATAATAAATAAAAAAGGAGAAAGGAGTCAGTTTAAAATTGGCTCCTTTTTCTTTTTTATACAACTCCTGAAATCATGCCATCCCACCGTTTGCACCGATATTTTGGGCAGAAATCCATTTTGCTTCGTCACTGGCAAGAAACACAACAACCTGAGCGATATCTTCCGGCTCGCCGATGCGATTAAAAGCAGAAAGTGAAGCCAGCCGGTCAATTACTTCCTGCGGTTTTCCTTTGGTAAAAAGCTCAGTATTGGTTGGTCCCGGAGAAACTGAATTAACATTAATTCCTCTTGCTCCCACTTCTTTCGAAAATACGCGTGTCAGTTGTTCAACGGCAGCTTTCGTAGCGACGTAGGTTGCGTACGTCGGCAACATGATACGGTTTACCGAAGTTGAAAAATTAATAACACTTCCGTTCTCAGCCAAACGGGTGGCCGCCTCGCGCATGGTATTAAAAGTACCTCTGACATTGATATCGAACTGACGTGTAAAATCTTCATCCGTTGTGTCCTTGATCAGTTTGTTGATCAGGATCCCGGCATTATTTACCAGCACATCAATTTTTCCATAATGACTGATCGCAGCGTCAAAAAGATTTTTCACATCTTCTGACTTGCTCACATCAGCCTGAAACGCAATAGCATCGCCTCCATTACTGATAATCTGGCTTACTACTTCTTCGGCAGCGTCTTTTCCCCCGGCATAATTAACAATTACTTTGGCACCGGCCGCTGCAAGTTTCTGTGCGATAACCGCGCCAATACCTCTTGAAGAACCCGTTACCAATATTACTTTGTCTTTTAAAGTGCTCATGTTTTCTTTTGTTTAAATTGATAATTCAAAGGTGGGCGATGAGAGCTCCTGAAAAATATTACATTTAAAGCAGTAGAAATGAATTTCTAAGATTTACAAAAACCAGTAAAAAATGTCGTGCTAGTAATCAAATTCGGCTTTGTGTTTTTTGATAAATGTTTCCCAGGTCACAGGATTATTTCCTGTGATCAGCGGAAAATTATCAAATATCTCGTCCGCTCCCGGAATTGTCCCGGCTGCGTAACGCTTGTAATGATCGTATACACAATGCATGTAAGCCATATCAGCTCCGGATTCCTGCATGGATTTCAGAAAAACGTCTGGTGACTGCGGTTGATATTGAAATGGCTTTTTTATCATTTTTGTCAGCATTTCAGCAATATCATCGTACGATTTGGCGTCGTATCCCATCCGGTAAGTTTTTCCCGAATGAATATCCGGATGCAATAAAGACAAGGCTGCAACCTGTGCAACATCCTCTGCGTCTACCCAGCTTTTTGTTGCGTTTTCAACATACTGATTAAAAATCCCCTCCTTAACAACCTGCTTACCACCGTAGCTTAGCATATTCTGCATAAAAGTTTCCGGTCTCAAATGGGTAAAAGAAAAGCCAGCAGATTCAATATATTTTTCAACCAGCTGATGCCAGGCCCAATGTGCGACCGTGGTATTATCCGGTCCACAGGCACCCAGATGGACAACATGTTTTACGCCTGCAACTTTTGCACTATCCAGAAAAACCTTGCTCTGACGAAGCATGTCAACAGTGTAATCTGTTACAATTAAAACGCGGTCAACATTTTTCAATGCCTCAGCGTGGGAAAGTTCATCGTCAAAATCAAAAAGAACAGTATCTATTCCCTTCCTCTTAAATTGGCGGGCCTTATCCTGTGTACGTACAGCCGCTATAACTTCAACTTCATTATTATTTTTGAGAAACTCTATTGTTTTGTTTCCAACCTGGCCGGTAGCACCGGTAATCAATATTCTGGGTAGTTTGCTTTCTGACATTGCTAGTATAAAAAGAAACCGCAAAGTTACATTTATTGTCGGGCCGATCTAAACTGTAACCGTCATTCCCATTTTTAAACTTGGCACCTTTAACACTTATTATTGATTATCAATTGTTTGCAATTAATTTGATATATCTATAAAATAAATCAAAAATAACTGGGCTAAAATAAACTAAATGGTCTATTATTTTGTCTGAATATAAACGCAAAGAAAAATTGAATTTTTTTTGAAATAAAATAGACCAAATAGTCTAAAAAATTACAAAACATAAAAGAAAATGGAAAATCAAAAAATAGCTCTTATAACCGGTGCCAATCGTGGAATCGGATTTGAAACTGCAAAACAACTTGGCGAAAAAGGCGTAACTGTTGTGTTAACGGCGCGTCAGTTAAACGTAGCACAAGAGGCCGCTGATAAACTAAAAGCACAGGGAATCGACGCTTTCGGTGTTCAGCTGGATGTTACCAAAGCTGATGAGAGAAAAGCGGTAGCAGAATATCTTTCTGATAAATTTAGCAAACTTGACATTCTGATCAACAACGCCGGTGTGGCTCCGAAAGAAACATTGTCTGTCAACAAAACCATAGATACGACAGCCGATGAATTTGAATATGTTTTCAATACCAACCTATTCAGCGTTGTTTACCTGACCAAAGAACTTTTGCCATTAATCAAAAAAAGCAGTGCCGGACGTATCGTAAATTTGTCGAGCATACTTGGATCTCTGACCCTTCATTCCCAGGAAAATAGTCCTATTGCTTCATTTAGGGTACTTTCTTATAATGCATCAAAAGCAGCTTTGAATATGTTTACAACCCATCTTTCTGCGGAACTGGAAGGTACAGGTATTAAAGTCAATTCTGCACATCCAGGCTGGGTTCAAACGGAACTG
The nucleotide sequence above comes from Dyadobacter subterraneus. Encoded proteins:
- a CDS encoding VOC family protein, producing the protein MKRLFFLLLLTQLFNSATSSAQDMTSKLGYTGWNHMALHVKDIEASKTFYREIIGMKPVQVPDNLKAIRGWFDAGNGQMIHLLAGRTEPIVHDKDGGHMALFVASIDQAEKFLTEKNIKFHKQVRFDGVTQIYFSDPDGYLIELNQKAK
- a CDS encoding SDR family oxidoreductase codes for the protein MSTLKDKVILVTGSSRGIGAVIAQKLAAAGAKVIVNYAGGKDAAEEVVSQIISNGGDAIAFQADVSKSEDVKNLFDAAISHYGKIDVLVNNAGILINKLIKDTTDEDFTRQFDINVRGTFNTMREAATRLAENGSVINFSTSVNRIMLPTYATYVATKAAVEQLTRVFSKEVGARGINVNSVSPGPTNTELFTKGKPQEVIDRLASLSAFNRIGEPEDIAQVVVFLASDEAKWISAQNIGANGGMA
- a CDS encoding SDR family oxidoreductase; its protein translation is MSESKLPRILITGATGQVGNKTIEFLKNNNEVEVIAAVRTQDKARQFKRKGIDTVLFDFDDELSHAEALKNVDRVLIVTDYTVDMLRQSKVFLDSAKVAGVKHVVHLGACGPDNTTVAHWAWHQLVEKYIESAGFSFTHLRPETFMQNMLSYGGKQVVKEGIFNQYVENATKSWVDAEDVAQVAALSLLHPDIHSGKTYRMGYDAKSYDDIAEMLTKMIKKPFQYQPQSPDVFLKSMQESGADMAYMHCVYDHYKRYAAGTIPGADEIFDNFPLITGNNPVTWETFIKKHKAEFDY
- a CDS encoding SDR family oxidoreductase: MENQKIALITGANRGIGFETAKQLGEKGVTVVLTARQLNVAQEAADKLKAQGIDAFGVQLDVTKADERKAVAEYLSDKFSKLDILINNAGVAPKETLSVNKTIDTTADEFEYVFNTNLFSVVYLTKELLPLIKKSSAGRIVNLSSILGSLTLHSQENSPIASFRVLSYNASKAALNMFTTHLSAELEGTGIKVNSAHPGWVQTELGGDGAPMNITDGAKTSVELALLNADGPTGKFIHLGEELPW